In Ooceraea biroi isolate clonal line C1 chromosome 1, Obir_v5.4, whole genome shotgun sequence, the genomic stretch GATATCGCGAGAAAGCTCGAGGGCTACTCCGGTGCCGACATCACCAACGTTTGCAGGTGAGTAAGagtgttaaataataataataataaaatttttaaacacaCGTGtgttttgtaattaattgttcTCAACAATCGCCGTTCAGGGACGCTTCCATGATGCTGATGCGAAAGAAAATCGCTGGTCTCAGGCCCGATCAGATCCGCCAGCTGCCGAAGGAGGAGCTGGACCTGCCCGTGTCCGCTGCGGACTTCGACGAGGCGGTCGAGCGATGCAACAAGAGCGTTTCCCAGGAGGACTTGGAGAAATACGAGAAATGGATGAGCGAATTCGGCTCGTCTTGATATCACTCCGTCAAGAAATGATGACGCCTAACTCACTGACAACCTCGTTGCTCTTGTATGACGCACAATGCTACATTATTTCCTTTAACACGCATATATACGCGCGCATAAAACGAGCTTACGCTTTCTTAATCCTTCGCGAACTCCCGAGGGACTTCACGGTCGTCCGTTTCTCTTTAAGAAAATCAAATCGGAAAGTAAGACTGCCTGCTGAGAATTGTGATAGACGCTCGTAACGCTTGGATGATCCTTCCTAATGTTCCTCGTCCGTAACATCGAGAAGACTCGACCGATAACGAATTAACGGCAATTTAACGGAATTTTTAGTTGATGTATTCCACTGACCATATCTGAGCATAAACTTATATTTGTCATATCATACATAGTAACTAACTGGAAAGGTATCGATACTTCACGTTTGATGCGTGTACGTCGTACACACTTTTAATGTTTCTTCGGAGCGCAACCCTCTTTGCGCAACTTTCTCGTTTCCTCGTCTGTGTGTTTGGATTCTTTCGGTGCCTTGTAATTAGAAACGTGATCCACTCGTATTACCCTACCGAGAATCTGTAAAAGGGAAAGACAAATATTAGAATCACTGTACTCATACTCCGTATCACCAGAAATACTCTTTGAGCAGTTATGATTTACAACCAACCAGTTCCGTCACGCGAAAGACGATGACGTAGACGCGAATAGTACACTgccgttttatttaaaaagataatttaaaaataacgtgTCATGTATTCGTGCACACACGCGTGTGAGACAGCTATTACTATTCcgctaaatatttatttaatattgttaacaagagtaaagatatttattgtattagtCGAGTTAATGCTTgggtttttttttcttcatttaccTTTATGCCATTAAAATTGTCGACTGCCAATATAGTGCTTCTCTGATCTTCGTAACATAGGAAGCCGTATCCCTTTTGTTTCCCAGTGTCCTTGTCTCTGACTAAATTTATGTTAACTACTTCGCCGTATCTACAAGATATTATACTTACAGAAATTTGAGATTGTATTTaagaatatattcaaattttaacTGGAATTTAGTCATAGGCTTACTAATAACTAAAGATTCTAGTTTAGATTTAAATTATCTCCATACAGATGATGTATAACGGTtcacataaatatttcaactCACTGCGAGAAAATAGCGATGATGTCCCCTTCTGTCAAGGTGTATGGTAGACCACCAATGAAAATCCAAGCACTGTCTTTGTACTGATCGTGCCAAGATGTTTTACTGCTACCTTGTAATTCTTGCTCACCAAGCTTCTTTATGTTCTTCACGTTGCTAACAAAATAGATATCACTCGTTATTGCTGAATTATGTACTGTAGTGTTATTTGATTTatgaaagttaaaaatttgcaATCCCGAATTCGTAGAATATAACGTACAATAATCTGTCAGTCAAATGTATTGTCAAATCTATTAAATGCATCATAACCTAACCTATACATAAACCaaacaattagaaaaataCTTACGTCAGAGGATTCATTGCGAGTAACGGCGTTCCGAATAAcgtaaagataaaaagagacagaccataaatatataaataaactttaattaaaaggaaatatttctataaaattaaaatccagTTCACGACAACACGGTGCAACATTGCAGCTCTGTGCGTTCTGATGCGTTCCCAAAATCGACAAGAACGCCGATGGGACTTTGCAGGTTAGGTCACGTGACGTATACGCAGCACCGTACGAACCAACTCTAGCGAAGCGACCGACAACgcatttcgatatttcgatcTAATCGCACGCAGTCCATGGCGGAGTTTTCTTTCTGCTCCCCGTCTGCTCCCCTCTTTGTTCTGTCAATTCCCTCAGAGTTTGACAAAGTGTGATGTCGTGACGAGGTGACGGATGATTGACAAGGCACCCGCTCGTCACGATTAGACGAGCAACAGCGATGACGTCTAATTTCGACGGAGATTAGGACGGAACGAACATTCGATACCCATCAGCGCGTATATATTCCACGTATTATAGGTTAAGTTAGAGTCGCAGTTTGCTGTCAGGTATCCAGGACAGCTCCCTGCCGGCAGATAGATTCGTCCTGGTCGAACATGTATTCCACAAAGACACCGACTCTTCGGATCGACGAGGCCGATCTGAAGTGCAAAAACGGCTGCGGATTCTATGGCAATGCGGAATGGGAGGGTTATTGCAGCAAGTGTCACCGCGAACACTTGCAGAAACGGCGCGCCCAAGCCGAGCGCGTGTCTCACGCCCAAATTTCGGACACGTAATGCTCCTTTGCTTCACTTTGTTTGCTAATACTCGTTTTTTCGGTTAACgttgtttcttttttgtatCGCACATTTTCTCTGTCTTTACAGAATGCAGgtgttatttttgttattatgttTTTCAGAGATAACGCTAATCGATCGACAAGCGCGGGAAGTCACAAGTATTACGAAGAGAAAAAGGTACAACAAGAAAAGAAGTATAAGTTGTTAAACATTTCGTTTAGGAAACCCGTTGCGAAAGGTATCCCATGTGACACACTGTACTGCGAGCAATCGTCCGTCGAGGATGTAAACTGGATACTTAACGGTCTTTTTCTTCTGTTGTCGGTGCGACCCAAGTGCAAGGATATCAGGAACTGTACCACGAGCTCCTGAAGGACAATACAGATCTCGAGAAGGTTAAAGCGGAGAATCGAGATCTGCTGGTGTACATAGCCAAGACTCTGGTGGAGAAGGACGTGAGAAAGTGCATACACTCGTTTGTAGTGGACATACTCCAGAACAAGGACATCAAGAGGATAGAGGAACTCTCGGAAATCACGCAAAATTTCTATCACGTGTTTGGAAAGCGCCTGGAGAATAGCACCAAATATGCAGGTTTCGAATTGTGATACTTTGTGATATTCAATGCAGGAGTAGAGCTTGCGTTTACCAATCGTGTTGTTGCAGACATACCTACAGACATCAAGGAGAAGCTGCTGGACTACGTGGAGAGGTATGCGATGACTTTGTTGTACAGGATTCTCTTCTGTCCGCCGTTCACGACGGACGAGGAAAAGGACTTGGCTATACAGAAAAGGTGCGTACCATGACTGTGGAACAGTACGTAcgaattatacataaaaaatattatcttgGTGAAactcaaaatattaataaaactcgataatttaaataatttaaataataaaaaataatttaaattaaataatttttaaaaaggaTACGACAGTTGAATTGGGTCAGCGGCAAGAATCTGGAATGCAGGATTCACGAGACGAGCTCGGAAGTTCGAGAACTCGTTTACACGTCCATTACAGGTTTGTACCGATTAACTTATCGAGCACTTTTGCAAAATATGACGTTACAGGGTAAAAACATGAAAGGTGAATTTCTTGCAGATCTTCTGAACATGGATTCCGCGAAGGCTCCTCAAGAAAAATTAGCATGCGTCATTCACTGTTGCAGGAATATATTCCTATTGTTGCAACAGTCTGTCGACGGACCGGCATCCGCCGACGAGTTTCTGCCAGCGCTCATATTCATCGTCCTGAAGGCCAATCCTGCGCGCCTCAAGagcaatatcaattttattacgagATTCTGCAACGCCAGCAGATTGATGACTGGCGAGGGAGGATATTACTTCACGAATCTAGTACGATTTGTTGAATATCTGTTCTTGCAAACCTTTTCCGTGATCCATTTCTAGCTATAGCACGAGCAATTATTTGTAACGTTGCAGTGCTGCGCAGTGTCGTTTATCGAAAACTTGACTGCGGAATCCTTGAACATGGCCGAGAAGGACTTCAACGCGTACATGTCAGGAGAATGCGTGCCAGCCAACACGTGGGAGTCGGCTCTCATGATATGCGAGGTAATACTTGCGATGTTCCTTTATATGCGGACGGCTGATTGATGCATCATCATCGACGTAACATCatgacattatttatttattagagtTTGCACTTTATGTGCGAAGATATAACTCTCTTGGACGGTCTACAAGCGAAGAATGCCGATATCATAAAGCAAACGGAGGAGCTGAAGAACAAAATGATGGATTTCAAGGAGAAGATCAAGGAGGACGTGAGCAAGGTAATCGAGAGGACACCACTGCTAATATCTCACAGTCAGAGGGTGCCTACGAATTTGGACAGCGAGGACGTCGAGAGCTATCAGCTGCCGCCCCCGATTATTCCGCAGGTGAGAGGATGCGATCGTAACTTTGCACAATTCTACGAGTACAGCAAAGCAAAATCTTTGCAAGGCGATAAATCTCGAATCGCTCGACAGATATATCCGCATTCCATCGGCGACAACCTGAACAACGGCGTGATGACGGACCTATCGAACGACCTGATGAGAACGTCGTTGGTCGAGGACTCGGTAACGCCTTCGCCCACATTCGACTTCCCATCCTTCATCGCCGACGACAGCCTGGAAGTCAGCAAGGCCGAGGACGAGACCAGCCTCATCAGTCTCGACGCGCAGTCCGATCTCGCGTCCGGCGAGACGCAGCTGTTCAAGAAACACATGACCGACAGCCTGATGGACGAGAGCCCGACGCCGGAGACGAATTTACCGCCCGCCCTGAAGCCGATCAGCTCCGAGGATTACCACGGCTTCACGATCCAAGGCTCGAACATACCGACTATACCGTGCAACACGGGCGACTCGTCCATCACACCGGCGGACTTGGACTCGGAGAATTATTCCAATTACTATcaaaacatgtaatatattgtaGAGAGATGTAACGTAggtattatttatgcaaagaATGCTAATAAACGATTTTGATTACGATAATTTTCAGACTTTAGTTGGCATCGGGGGACTTTTCAATGAAACGGCCGATCTTCtatcagaattttattaatttgccCTTGTACAAGAAATTTATCATAGACGCGTGGAAAAAAGCTCTCAACGATGTGCAAAAGTCTGCTGTTCGCAGTTGAAGGAATGCGAGGTATCACGATAGTTTTCATGATCGGTTCTCTCGCTCGAATCACTCTCTCGTGATGAATTCAATATCCTCATGATAAGAAATAATTGCAGTGGTAATCAAGTTGCATAACGAACTACCACCGTGTATGTACGTCTGAACGAGCTATTCCTGTCGTATTTCcctgatattattttaaatataacgccaaattatatttcacatatttaattttatctggATCAATCTTGTCGCACACTGGATTATCCCGCAAATCCAGCTTCTTCAAGTTTCTATGTCGCTTTATTA encodes the following:
- the LOC105283962 gene encoding rab5 GDP/GTP exchange factor, which translates into the protein MYSTKTPTLRIDEADLKCKNGCGFYGNAEWEGYCSKCHREHLQKRRAQAERVSHAQISDTDNANRSTSAGSHKYYEEKKVQQEKKYKLLNISFRKPVAKVQGYQELYHELLKDNTDLEKVKAENRDLLVYIAKTLVEKDVRKCIHSFVVDILQNKDIKRIEELSEITQNFYHVFGKRLENSTKYADIPTDIKEKLLDYVERYAMTLLYRILFCPPFTTDEEKDLAIQKRIRQLNWVSGKNLECRIHETSSEVRELVYTSITDLLNMDSAKAPQEKLACVIHCCRNIFLLLQQSVDGPASADEFLPALIFIVLKANPARLKSNINFITRFCNASRLMTGEGGYYFTNLCCAVSFIENLTAESLNMAEKDFNAYMSGECVPANTWESALMICESLHFMCEDITLLDGLQAKNADIIKQTEELKNKMMDFKEKIKEDVSKVIERTPLLISHSQRVPTNLDSEDVESYQLPPPIIPQIYPHSIGDNLNNGVMTDLSNDLMRTSLVEDSVTPSPTFDFPSFIADDSLEVSKAEDETSLISLDAQSDLASGETQLFKKHMTDSLMDESPTPETNLPPALKPISSEDYHGFTIQGSNIPTIPCNTGDSSITPADLDSENYSNYYQNM
- the LOC105283963 gene encoding RNA-binding motif protein, X-linked 2, whose translation is MNPLTNVKNIKKLGEQELQGSSKTSWHDQYKDSAWIFIGGLPYTLTEGDIIAIFSQYGEVVNINLVRDKDTGKQKGYGFLCYEDQRSTILAVDNFNGIKILGRVIRVDHVSNYKAPKESKHTDEETRKLRKEGCAPKKH